A region of Halococcus sediminicola DNA encodes the following proteins:
- a CDS encoding DUF3209 family protein, producing MSCYELEAFRLGLMNVLGTADRSAREHAEKELDGHPEGPIEALTKAKTLSEIERHLDAALVDLEEEIAATDADDPEYDYLRGRLVAVRDAEQSVRRLTKQGESILEGVGETHDLLHETFPVDE from the coding sequence TACGAACTCGAAGCGTTCCGACTCGGACTGATGAACGTCCTCGGCACCGCGGACCGAAGCGCGCGTGAACATGCCGAGAAAGAACTCGATGGCCATCCGGAGGGACCTATCGAGGCCCTCACGAAGGCCAAAACACTCTCAGAAATTGAACGCCACCTCGACGCGGCGCTCGTGGACTTGGAGGAAGAAATCGCCGCCACTGACGCAGACGATCCGGAATACGACTACCTCCGCGGTCGGCTGGTGGCGGTCCGCGATGCCGAGCAGTCGGTCCGCCGATTGACCAAGCAAGGCGAAAGCATCCTTGAGGGAGTGGGCGAGACCCATGACCTGCTCCACGAGACGTTCCCAGTCGATGAGTGA
- a CDS encoding outer membrane protein assembly factor BamB family protein, producing MSRTVEYRVVSLGDIEPARSRHAGRRSAVALTEDAVVVGTAAGDVLAYDRETLDERWRAESSNERAAVVFVVPFSGGVAVGERGSYGEVRLHDSHTGETCWRYTTAEDIGDPQKQSRFFLPFVADITSDEKRLYAAARRYERDGENRSFTSVIYAFDADGDVSWTYETDASPISLDVCDSRLAVAYNRCPGTHQCGLVVLDTETGAELYDWDPGTDGERRVGDVSLMENGASVTSHGDYHGYLLGADGTERWQTDLAMPVEIDDEILYAYPNHVYATDDAIIFVTGNTYSTEGRETDSLHPDEHTIFGYCDGERIWTDSVGGFAGEIATDGDSVAVPGAQHFRARDSTVHGLRMFEVDTGSRTTLETDGIVTAATLDGETFAAIEEPVVYHDEGTNHGAYQLLVGSIGQK from the coding sequence ATGAGTCGCACAGTCGAATACCGGGTGGTCAGTCTCGGCGACATTGAGCCGGCACGGTCCAGACACGCCGGCCGGCGATCGGCCGTCGCGCTGACCGAGGATGCGGTTGTCGTCGGGACAGCCGCTGGCGACGTGCTCGCCTACGACCGGGAGACACTCGACGAGCGCTGGCGAGCAGAGTCATCGAACGAACGGGCCGCTGTCGTTTTTGTAGTACCGTTCAGCGGTGGCGTCGCGGTCGGCGAGCGTGGTTCCTATGGTGAGGTTCGGCTTCACGACAGCCACACCGGCGAAACGTGCTGGCGATACACTACGGCCGAGGATATCGGCGATCCACAGAAGCAGTCTCGATTTTTCCTGCCATTCGTCGCCGACATCACATCCGACGAAAAACGACTCTACGCCGCCGCACGTCGCTACGAGCGCGATGGAGAAAACCGGTCGTTCACGAGCGTCATCTATGCTTTCGACGCGGATGGCGATGTTTCGTGGACTTACGAGACCGATGCCTCGCCGATCAGTCTCGACGTGTGCGACTCTCGCCTTGCGGTCGCGTACAACCGCTGTCCCGGGACCCACCAGTGCGGGCTGGTCGTTCTCGACACCGAAACCGGCGCGGAACTGTATGATTGGGATCCCGGTACGGATGGCGAGCGGCGCGTCGGTGATGTCTCGCTCATGGAAAACGGGGCCTCAGTCACAAGCCACGGCGACTACCATGGCTATCTCCTCGGAGCGGATGGCACCGAACGGTGGCAGACGGATCTCGCTATGCCGGTCGAAATCGATGACGAGATACTGTATGCCTACCCGAACCACGTTTACGCGACGGATGATGCCATCATTTTCGTCACCGGAAACACCTACTCGACCGAGGGGCGCGAGACGGACTCGCTCCATCCCGACGAGCACACGATCTTCGGATACTGCGATGGCGAGCGCATATGGACGGATTCGGTCGGTGGATTTGCGGGCGAAATCGCCACTGATGGCGACAGCGTGGCCGTGCCCGGCGCACAGCATTTCCGGGCGCGTGATAGCACCGTTCACGGACTTCGTATGTTTGAGGTGGATACTGGTTCCCGAACCACTCTCGAAACGGATGGTATTGTCACCGCAGCTACACTCGACGGCGAGACGTTCGCCGCCATCGAAGAGCCGGTCGTCTACCACGACGAGGGAACGAATCACGGCGCGTACCAGCTATTGGTCGGTTCGATTGGCCAAAAATAG
- a CDS encoding ABC transporter ATP-binding protein: MSNNPKPIDTTTESELEYTPLLRNGDEPAEEGSQSETGTPFAGKELVLGYSGTDEPIIDGESLVIPPGEVTALVGPNGSGKSTLLKGLADQLTPDDGQVLLDGHDIHTLDTKTIAQQLGLLSQENVSPDSLTVEDLATHGRYPHRGFFDSLTNEDQEAIERGISLAGIGHLRDREIGSLSGGQKQLAWIAMILAQDTDVLLLDEPTTFLDLHHQLEVMDIVETLKTTSEVTVVLVLHDINQAARYAEHMLALKDGAIYARGDPSEIVTEALLADVFEIDATVERTEIGPQVTPHCAVHEDDTITTDLEADSGN, encoded by the coding sequence ATGAGCAACAATCCGAAACCAATCGACACCACGACCGAATCGGAACTCGAATACACACCGTTGTTGCGAAACGGCGACGAACCAGCAGAGGAGGGGTCGCAGAGCGAAACCGGCACCCCATTCGCCGGCAAGGAGCTTGTCCTCGGCTACTCGGGGACGGACGAACCGATCATTGATGGGGAATCGCTCGTGATCCCACCGGGAGAAGTAACGGCTCTTGTGGGCCCGAACGGCAGTGGAAAGAGTACATTGTTGAAGGGACTCGCCGACCAACTGACGCCCGACGACGGACAAGTGCTGCTCGATGGGCACGACATCCACACACTCGATACGAAGACAATCGCACAACAACTCGGCCTGCTTTCACAGGAGAACGTCTCTCCCGACAGCCTCACCGTCGAGGACCTCGCCACGCACGGGCGCTATCCCCATCGTGGATTTTTCGACTCGCTCACCAACGAAGATCAAGAAGCCATCGAGCGCGGCATTTCGCTCGCGGGTATCGGACACCTCCGCGACCGCGAGATCGGCAGCCTGAGTGGTGGACAGAAACAACTTGCGTGGATTGCGATGATCCTCGCTCAAGACACTGATGTCCTGTTGCTCGACGAGCCAACCACGTTTCTCGACCTCCACCACCAGCTCGAAGTGATGGATATCGTGGAGACGCTGAAGACCACCAGCGAGGTCACAGTCGTACTCGTCCTTCACGATATCAATCAGGCGGCGCGCTACGCCGAACACATGCTCGCGCTAAAAGACGGCGCAATCTACGCTCGGGGCGATCCCAGCGAAATCGTGACCGAGGCTCTGCTTGCCGATGTCTTCGAAATCGATGCGACGGTCGAACGAACCGAAATCGGACCGCAGGTCACACCTCACTGTGCAGTGCACGAGGACGATACGATCACTACCGACTTGGAAGCTGATTCTGGGAACTGA
- a CDS encoding FecCD family ABC transporter permease → MASETTPPEEYASRLKQWFGWFDGSLIALILGSVAIVVAGGLIQVSVGTYSMSIVEAWNTVFNSDMLFNLQTWEAFLFGGEIPEMGEKSLIVWNIRLPRVLVAILVGMNLAVSGAIFQAVTRNELASPYILGVSSGAGLVILLSLTVVGGLAGILPLLAAVGGAAAFLLVYLIAWQGGTNPVRLVLAGVIVGTVLSSVQTGLFFFADSLGVVQSAIAWMTGSLTGTGWEQVRMALPWTVLSMVLALAGSRQLNVLLLGERTAKSLGMSVEKVRFALSGVAVLAAAASIAVAGIVGFVGLIVPHMVRNIVGSDYKRLVVGCVFAGPALVVAADVGARLSMQLLFGSPTQIPVGVLTGLIGGPYFLYLMRKQQQLGDI, encoded by the coding sequence ATGGCGAGTGAAACCACGCCACCTGAGGAATACGCCTCCCGTCTGAAGCAGTGGTTCGGCTGGTTTGATGGGTCGCTCATCGCCCTTATCCTCGGGAGCGTTGCCATCGTCGTTGCCGGTGGACTGATACAGGTGAGTGTCGGCACGTACTCGATGTCGATTGTAGAGGCGTGGAACACCGTGTTCAACTCCGACATGCTTTTCAATCTGCAGACGTGGGAGGCATTCTTGTTTGGCGGCGAGATTCCTGAAATGGGAGAAAAGAGTCTTATCGTTTGGAATATTCGCCTGCCGCGGGTGCTCGTTGCTATTCTGGTTGGGATGAACCTCGCGGTCTCGGGGGCGATTTTCCAAGCGGTGACCCGCAACGAACTCGCCAGTCCGTATATTCTCGGCGTTTCATCGGGTGCGGGATTGGTGATTCTTCTCTCGTTGACCGTCGTCGGTGGACTCGCGGGCATCCTCCCGCTGCTCGCCGCCGTTGGCGGGGCAGCGGCGTTCTTGCTCGTCTATCTCATCGCGTGGCAGGGCGGGACCAATCCCGTTCGGTTGGTGCTCGCCGGCGTAATCGTTGGCACGGTCCTCTCCTCGGTTCAGACCGGCCTGTTCTTCTTCGCCGATAGCCTTGGCGTCGTCCAGAGCGCTATTGCGTGGATGACAGGATCGCTCACGGGTACGGGCTGGGAGCAAGTTCGCATGGCGTTGCCGTGGACCGTGCTGTCGATGGTACTCGCGCTCGCTGGCTCGCGCCAGTTGAACGTTCTTCTCTTGGGCGAACGGACGGCGAAGTCACTCGGGATGAGTGTCGAGAAAGTGCGGTTCGCGCTCTCCGGTGTGGCGGTGCTGGCGGCCGCGGCGAGCATCGCGGTCGCGGGAATCGTCGGCTTCGTTGGCCTGATTGTCCCGCATATGGTCAGAAATATCGTCGGCAGTGACTACAAGCGCCTCGTCGTTGGCTGTGTCTTTGCAGGCCCAGCGTTGGTGGTGGCCGCCGACGTGGGCGCGCGGCTCTCGATGCAGCTGCTGTTCGGGTCGCCCACCCAGATCCCGGTCGGAGTTCTCACCGGTCTCATCGGTGGGCCGTACTTCCTCTATTTGATGCGCAAACAGCAACAATTGGGTGATATCTGA
- a CDS encoding ABC transporter substrate-binding protein encodes MEKDTTRRRLLQGLAVSAFGGTAGCAAGSLGGQSSTQTENSSNKSDTTDTASGSYSVSMVPMGKVTFKEVPTKWLAGSYDWADMGIALGRDQPAGTWNDSKILQSYYEEIPGVSIDSSEIIVLTNASPEVFYEIAADVHVIDPNLILDYSKSYDQEKLKRIKKNVAPFFGNTIYTSRHSWHDYRHYMLYEAFRKLAQVFQRQERYKMFAKLHREVQQTIETNLPTGKHPAVALLWPEPLDKPEEYIHYVIGKGTSTKHLRDLKARDALAEAGLEGTYAGGATIDIETLLEIDPDILLLRGYELKTEKQFQNTIVEYLKNHPVARELSAVKKGNVFRAGSLGQGPITNLILTERVANQIYPNAFDGVNLYDPQRVSDIVHGRF; translated from the coding sequence ATGGAAAAAGATACAACTCGGCGGCGATTGCTACAGGGACTCGCTGTCAGTGCATTCGGCGGTACCGCTGGCTGTGCAGCGGGGTCGCTGGGTGGCCAGAGTAGTACTCAGACCGAAAACAGTAGTAATAAGAGTGATACAACCGATACAGCGAGTGGTTCTTACAGCGTCTCGATGGTTCCGATGGGGAAAGTCACGTTCAAGGAAGTCCCGACGAAGTGGCTCGCCGGCAGCTATGACTGGGCCGACATGGGCATCGCTCTTGGACGCGATCAACCGGCGGGTACGTGGAATGATAGCAAAATCCTGCAGTCCTACTACGAGGAGATCCCCGGCGTCTCGATCGACAGCAGTGAGATAATCGTACTCACCAATGCTTCGCCGGAGGTGTTCTACGAGATTGCAGCCGACGTCCATGTGATAGATCCGAACTTAATCCTTGATTACTCCAAGAGTTATGACCAGGAGAAATTGAAAAGAATTAAGAAAAACGTTGCACCGTTTTTCGGTAATACCATCTATACGAGTAGGCATTCGTGGCACGATTATCGCCACTACATGCTGTACGAAGCGTTCAGGAAACTCGCACAAGTGTTTCAACGACAGGAGCGATACAAAATGTTTGCAAAACTTCATAGAGAGGTTCAGCAAACCATTGAGACGAATCTTCCGACCGGAAAACATCCGGCGGTGGCGCTTCTCTGGCCTGAGCCTCTTGACAAACCAGAGGAATATATTCATTATGTCATCGGCAAGGGGACGAGCACCAAGCATTTGCGCGACCTCAAAGCACGCGACGCGCTCGCCGAAGCAGGACTAGAGGGTACTTACGCAGGTGGTGCAACCATAGATATCGAAACATTACTCGAAATCGATCCGGATATTTTGTTGCTTCGCGGCTACGAACTGAAGACCGAAAAACAGTTCCAGAATACGATTGTTGAATACTTGAAGAATCATCCAGTAGCACGCGAACTCAGTGCCGTCAAAAAGGGAAATGTATTCCGCGCCGGTTCGCTCGGTCAGGGACCGATCACGAATCTCATACTAACTGAACGGGTAGCAAATCAGATTTATCCTAACGCGTTCGATGGGGTAAACCTGTACGACCCACAGCGCGTTTCTGATATCGTCCATGGAAGGTTCTAG
- a CDS encoding VWA domain-containing protein, translated as MIEYCEDKKASHIRRTELMFGDIVGQDELKQALLAVGANDDLDGLLIQGEKGTAKSTAVRALTNFLPTQAAIEDCPYGCPPNAPTLQCDDCRTRTDNPPTTERPVPLVTLPLGATRERVVGTLSVADALDGDYEFDPGLLARANRGILYVDEVNLLDDHLVDVLLDAAASGVNRVERDSMSVSHPAEFTLIGTMNPEEGDLRPQLRDRFALCATVTACNDIDQRVKIIDRALGRNETQDGVRAQAEDHRDQLRQARDRLDRVELSREFTEEIAECCRNAGVDGHRGDIATARTARTFAALDGRSNVIQPDVRRAAELALPHRLQSHPFEDTPDSSELIDEHFDSEDDGESESSDEETEGEPEHGDGDESNRSDERDRSGGTDDTEGSESMGTPEPSSGTEEDSPETGTDGETEPQVDAGASTDDENDHSTKRTPLVPGQSRASIGEARAPNVSTPEAVDAQIAETGSRSCARPSVDNDGPRVRIRSAESSHNIDAAASIRAATSRGATSVGSRDLRQSVRRSGAAALVLFVVDASASMRPAMRAAKGTVLELLKDAYQQRDEVGFVTFSGEGADVLLPPTDSVSLAARHLKDLPTGDRTPLPAGLRTAREVLDRANPATSVVVLITDGRANVAEGSPVGETRKAAETLADSGTQVLVVDASNDEQGGVTGVVTDETGGERIPLSALSAERIDTIINHQRN; from the coding sequence ATGATTGAATACTGCGAAGACAAAAAGGCTTCGCACATTCGGCGGACAGAACTCATGTTCGGTGATATCGTCGGACAAGACGAGCTCAAGCAGGCTTTACTGGCCGTTGGAGCGAACGATGACCTCGACGGGCTGCTGATACAGGGCGAAAAGGGGACAGCGAAGTCCACGGCGGTACGGGCACTGACGAACTTCCTCCCAACACAGGCCGCTATCGAAGATTGTCCGTACGGCTGTCCGCCGAATGCTCCGACGTTGCAGTGTGATGACTGTCGCACGCGGACCGACAACCCACCCACGACCGAACGGCCGGTTCCGCTCGTGACGCTCCCGCTGGGTGCGACCCGCGAGCGCGTCGTCGGAACGCTCTCAGTAGCTGATGCGCTCGATGGCGACTACGAGTTCGATCCCGGACTCCTCGCCCGCGCGAACCGCGGGATTCTGTACGTTGACGAGGTGAATCTGCTCGATGACCACTTGGTAGACGTGCTCCTCGATGCGGCCGCAAGCGGGGTAAATCGGGTCGAACGCGACAGCATGAGTGTCTCCCACCCGGCCGAGTTCACCCTCATCGGCACGATGAATCCTGAAGAAGGCGACCTCCGGCCGCAGCTCCGTGACCGCTTTGCGCTCTGTGCGACGGTCACGGCCTGCAATGACATCGACCAACGTGTGAAGATCATTGACCGAGCCCTCGGACGGAACGAAACACAGGATGGCGTTCGAGCGCAAGCTGAAGACCATCGGGATCAGCTACGACAGGCACGCGACCGGCTCGATAGGGTGGAACTCTCCCGAGAATTCACCGAAGAAATTGCAGAATGCTGTCGTAATGCGGGCGTCGACGGCCACCGCGGTGATATCGCCACGGCGCGCACCGCACGGACGTTTGCGGCCCTCGATGGACGATCAAACGTCATCCAGCCTGACGTTCGACGGGCGGCGGAGCTCGCGCTCCCCCACCGATTGCAGTCGCACCCGTTCGAGGACACCCCTGATTCCAGCGAACTCATCGATGAGCATTTCGATAGCGAAGACGATGGAGAGAGTGAGTCTTCGGACGAGGAAACCGAAGGCGAGCCGGAACACGGTGATGGTGACGAATCCAATAGATCTGACGAACGCGACAGGTCAGGAGGAACGGACGACACTGAGGGTTCCGAATCGATGGGAACGCCTGAGCCGTCAAGCGGGACCGAGGAAGACTCGCCAGAGACAGGAACGGACGGCGAGACCGAACCACAAGTCGACGCTGGAGCCTCCACAGACGACGAGAACGACCATTCGACCAAACGAACACCGCTCGTGCCGGGTCAGTCACGCGCCAGCATCGGCGAGGCGCGCGCCCCCAACGTATCGACTCCCGAAGCGGTCGACGCACAAATCGCCGAAACCGGCTCCCGGTCATGCGCACGACCGAGTGTCGACAACGATGGCCCTCGGGTGCGAATCCGGTCAGCGGAATCATCCCACAATATCGACGCCGCGGCCTCCATCCGGGCGGCGACCAGCCGTGGGGCTACAAGCGTCGGCTCGCGTGATCTGCGTCAATCCGTTCGTCGGAGCGGTGCGGCCGCGCTGGTGCTGTTCGTCGTGGATGCGAGCGCGTCGATGCGACCCGCGATGCGTGCGGCCAAGGGCACGGTGCTGGAACTCCTGAAGGATGCATACCAACAGCGCGACGAGGTCGGGTTCGTCACCTTTTCCGGTGAGGGCGCAGACGTGCTCCTCCCGCCAACCGACAGCGTGTCGCTTGCGGCTCGCCACCTGAAGGACCTCCCGACTGGTGACCGGACGCCGCTTCCCGCGGGGCTTCGGACTGCTCGCGAGGTTCTCGACCGGGCCAACCCCGCCACGAGCGTCGTTGTGCTGATCACCGATGGACGAGCGAACGTTGCCGAGGGCAGTCCAGTGGGCGAGACGCGCAAAGCAGCCGAAACATTGGCTGATTCCGGCACGCAGGTACTCGTCGTCGATGCCAGCAACGACGAACAGGGGGGCGTCACAGGGGTAGTCACCGATGAAACCGGTGGCGAACGCATTCCCCTCTCCGCGCTGTCCGCTGAGCGAATCGATACGATCATCAACCATCAACGAAACTGA
- the cobN gene encoding cobaltochelatase subunit CobN, which produces MPTIGLYTATENELGAVQRAATHLKNDLVVRSESDLDDQSDVEAFLDELTDATAVIFWLHGAEESMPGYDHAVSRLNDAGVPLVVKSTGDAYAVEDTSILATDRDQVYDYLAKGGTTNVGNCIRFLVDEYADEDRAYDDPVALPTEGVYHPDHPGVGYDELVATFDPAKPTVAVWFYESHWTHENTGYVDGQVRAVEAQGANALPIFCNPATDTDEQWDAERITDEWLLEDGDPLVDAVLSSFMFSLSMDERGRSASDEGDGAEGVFLDRLGVPVIQTITTMRSRSRYEASDTGVMGFELALSVALPEFDGNVITHPISGKERTDDAADIGSAPKQHFPIDDRIEHAARLAVNWATLRHTPNQEKKVAVILHNYPPSDDGIGTAFGLDSPESTVNFLEELDSRGYDLDRKFPESGQELIDKLTAQLTLDDRWVAPEDVRDRSVDVVPTKQYREWFDGMDERFRENVVEEWGEGPDRPFAIPGVEFGNVLVTVQPPRGFGMDPSKVYHDSDLQPPHDYVAFYGWLRNTFDADGVVHLGTHGSLEWLPGKTVGLNGESAPDQLIDDLPNVYPYIINNPGEGTQAKRRSYAAIVDYLTPVMANAGTYDELADLEELADRYREAGMKDAHADDGEHLEDLLRKKVAELDLAVELGIGGEIDEKADVRGPDEAGTTLAEGEVEGDKVDIEELTERIHEYLTDVKTTQIRLGLHTMGEPPIEDRLVEYLVALTRLENPGAPSLRESVAGVLGVDYDRMLNAPGEYDDKLGMTFSAAADEVHEKSLELVEILADHNFDLPTSETEAGPDDETNMNLLVVDIDPLGDARANAGAHDDLREVLEFICEEAAPRVQGAADEIPQTANALAGEYVPPGGSGAPTRGGVDLLPTARNFYTLDPRKVPAKSAWEVGSEIADGVAERHRSEEGEYPEEIGVVAWGTPTVRTRGETIAQVLALMGVEPEWTDAGRVDDVHPIPLEALDRPRIDVTTRVSGLFRDAFPQAASVIHDAVDTVVALDEPHAMNYVKKHVEEDVEDLEADGMDESDAETTAKRRVFTTRPGGYGAGTNKVVDEGNWDDRSDLADVYVQWGGYALGKRGKVNEAHDAFERRLSGVEATVKIEDTAEQDEFDSSDWYAFHGGFISAVAEIAGEEPASYVGDSSDPDNVDVYTNEEKVRKAMRARVLNPEWLDSMEDHDYKGAGDLSTTVDVVLGWDATAGVVSDTLWSDIAKKYAFDENRQEWMRDVNPWALDSITDTLLEAVDRGLWDADDETRERLQNLNLQVDGDLEARAGDATTPGVTGDDD; this is translated from the coding sequence ATGCCAACGATCGGCCTATACACCGCAACAGAAAACGAACTGGGAGCTGTTCAGCGCGCTGCCACTCACCTCAAAAACGATCTGGTTGTTCGTTCGGAGAGCGACCTCGACGACCAAAGCGACGTGGAGGCGTTTCTCGACGAACTGACCGATGCCACAGCCGTAATCTTCTGGCTCCACGGTGCTGAAGAGAGCATGCCGGGATACGACCACGCGGTTTCTCGGCTCAACGACGCCGGGGTGCCACTCGTCGTGAAATCGACGGGTGACGCCTACGCGGTCGAGGATACGAGCATTCTGGCGACCGACCGTGACCAGGTGTACGATTACTTGGCAAAGGGCGGCACCACCAACGTCGGGAACTGCATCCGATTCCTCGTCGACGAGTACGCGGACGAGGACCGCGCATACGACGACCCCGTGGCGCTCCCGACCGAAGGTGTCTATCACCCCGACCACCCCGGCGTCGGCTACGATGAACTCGTGGCGACGTTCGATCCGGCGAAACCCACGGTCGCCGTCTGGTTCTACGAATCTCACTGGACCCACGAGAACACCGGATACGTCGACGGACAGGTGCGCGCCGTCGAGGCACAGGGCGCGAATGCGCTCCCGATATTCTGCAATCCCGCGACCGACACCGACGAGCAGTGGGACGCGGAGCGCATCACTGATGAGTGGTTGCTCGAAGACGGTGACCCACTCGTTGATGCTGTGCTGTCGTCGTTCATGTTCTCGCTGTCGATGGACGAGCGCGGGCGGAGTGCGAGCGATGAGGGTGATGGTGCAGAGGGTGTCTTCCTTGACCGCCTCGGCGTACCGGTCATCCAAACCATCACGACGATGCGCTCGCGCTCGCGGTACGAGGCGAGCGACACTGGGGTGATGGGGTTCGAACTTGCGCTCTCGGTCGCTCTCCCGGAGTTCGATGGCAACGTCATCACGCACCCGATCAGCGGGAAGGAACGCACCGACGACGCGGCCGACATCGGGAGCGCGCCGAAACAGCACTTTCCGATCGACGATCGAATCGAGCACGCCGCGCGACTCGCGGTTAACTGGGCAACCCTCCGACACACGCCAAATCAGGAGAAAAAGGTCGCCGTCATCCTCCACAACTACCCGCCGAGCGACGATGGCATCGGAACGGCGTTCGGTCTCGACAGCCCAGAGAGTACGGTCAATTTCCTCGAAGAACTCGACAGTCGGGGCTACGATCTCGATAGAAAATTCCCGGAAAGCGGACAGGAACTCATTGACAAGTTGACGGCACAACTCACCCTCGACGACCGCTGGGTTGCACCCGAGGACGTCCGCGACCGGAGCGTCGATGTCGTCCCAACCAAGCAGTACCGTGAGTGGTTCGACGGGATGGACGAACGGTTTCGGGAGAACGTCGTCGAAGAGTGGGGCGAGGGTCCCGACCGTCCGTTTGCGATCCCAGGCGTCGAATTTGGGAATGTGCTCGTCACTGTGCAGCCACCACGTGGATTCGGTATGGACCCATCGAAGGTATATCACGATTCGGACCTCCAGCCACCACACGACTACGTGGCGTTCTATGGCTGGCTCAGAAACACCTTTGACGCTGATGGCGTCGTCCACCTTGGAACTCACGGGAGTCTGGAGTGGCTCCCCGGCAAGACCGTCGGGTTGAACGGCGAAAGCGCGCCCGACCAACTGATCGATGACCTTCCAAACGTCTATCCCTACATCATCAACAACCCCGGCGAAGGGACCCAAGCAAAGCGGCGCTCGTACGCCGCCATCGTGGATTATCTGACCCCAGTGATGGCAAACGCCGGGACCTACGACGAGCTGGCCGACCTCGAAGAACTCGCCGACCGCTATCGCGAGGCCGGCATGAAGGACGCCCATGCAGACGACGGCGAGCACCTCGAAGACCTCCTCCGCAAGAAAGTTGCAGAACTCGATTTGGCAGTGGAACTCGGTATCGGCGGGGAAATTGACGAGAAAGCCGACGTTCGTGGTCCTGACGAAGCCGGCACCACGCTCGCAGAGGGAGAAGTCGAGGGCGACAAAGTGGATATCGAGGAACTCACCGAGCGAATTCACGAATACCTCACAGACGTGAAGACCACCCAGATTCGGCTCGGGCTTCACACGATGGGTGAGCCACCTATCGAGGACCGTCTCGTGGAGTACCTCGTCGCGCTCACTCGACTCGAAAATCCGGGCGCACCGAGCCTCCGCGAGAGTGTCGCGGGCGTACTCGGTGTCGACTACGATCGGATGCTCAACGCACCCGGCGAGTACGACGACAAGTTGGGGATGACATTCTCTGCGGCGGCCGACGAAGTTCACGAGAAAAGTCTCGAACTCGTGGAGATACTGGCGGACCACAATTTCGACCTTCCCACCTCCGAGACGGAGGCTGGCCCTGACGACGAGACAAATATGAACCTGCTCGTCGTGGATATCGACCCGCTGGGCGATGCGCGAGCGAATGCCGGCGCGCACGACGACCTCCGCGAAGTCTTAGAGTTCATCTGCGAGGAAGCCGCGCCGCGCGTGCAGGGTGCCGCCGACGAAATCCCTCAGACCGCTAACGCGCTCGCCGGCGAGTACGTCCCGCCGGGCGGCAGCGGTGCACCGACTCGTGGTGGGGTGGACCTGCTCCCGACGGCGCGGAACTTCTACACGCTCGACCCACGGAAAGTCCCAGCAAAGAGCGCATGGGAGGTCGGCAGCGAGATCGCCGACGGCGTTGCCGAGCGCCATCGCTCCGAAGAGGGCGAGTATCCCGAGGAAATCGGTGTCGTCGCGTGGGGCACCCCGACCGTTCGCACCCGTGGCGAGACGATTGCACAGGTACTCGCGTTGATGGGTGTCGAACCCGAGTGGACCGATGCCGGTCGAGTTGATGATGTACACCCAATTCCACTCGAAGCACTCGACCGTCCGCGCATCGACGTGACGACACGGGTTTCGGGACTCTTCCGCGACGCCTTCCCGCAGGCCGCGAGCGTCATCCATGACGCCGTCGATACCGTGGTGGCCCTCGATGAACCCCACGCAATGAACTACGTCAAAAAACATGTCGAGGAAGATGTCGAAGATCTTGAAGCCGACGGCATGGACGAATCCGACGCCGAAACTACCGCGAAACGCCGCGTGTTCACCACCCGACCGGGCGGCTACGGCGCGGGCACGAACAAGGTCGTCGACGAAGGCAACTGGGACGACCGCTCGGACCTCGCGGACGTGTACGTCCAGTGGGGTGGCTACGCGCTCGGCAAACGTGGGAAGGTCAACGAAGCTCACGATGCCTTCGAACGCCGGCTCAGCGGTGTCGAGGCCACGGTAAAAATCGAAGACACCGCCGAACAGGACGAATTCGACTCCTCGGATTGGTATGCCTTCCACGGCGGTTTCATCAGCGCAGTTGCCGAAATCGCTGGCGAGGAGCCGGCATCGTACGTCGGTGATTCCTCAGACCCCGACAACGTCGATGTCTACACCAACGAGGAGAAAGTCCGGAAGGCGATGCGCGCCCGCGTCCTGAATCCCGAATGGCTCGATAGCATGGAAGATCACGACTACAAGGGTGCGGGTGATCTCTCTACAACTGTGGATGTCGTGCTCGGCTGGGACGCTACGGCAGGCGTCGTCAGCGACACGCTCTGGTCGGACATCGCCAAGAAATACGCCTTCGACGAGAACAGACAAGAATGGATGCGCGATGTGAACCCGTGGGCACTCGACAGTATCACCGATACGCTGCTTGAAGCCGTCGATCGTGGGCTATGGGATGCCGACGACGAAACCCGTGAACGCCTGCAGAATCTGAATCTTCAAGTGGACGGTGACCTCGAAGCACGCGCTGGCGATGCAACCACTCCGGGGGTGACGGGCGATGACGACTGA